From the genome of Pantoea alfalfae, one region includes:
- the rnhB gene encoding ribonuclease HII has translation MPDFIYPVARLIAGVDEVGRGPLVGAVVTAAVILDPANPITGLADSKKLSEKRRLSLYDEIKEKALAWSLGRAEPEEIDQLNILHATMLAMQRAVAGLSIQPDYVLIDGNRCPALPMPSQAVVKGDSLVAEISAASIIAKVSRDREMAELDLLFPQYGFAQHKGYPTALHMEKLTQYGATPHHRRSFAPVRNALLDAEVLAARQTLTL, from the coding sequence ATGCCTGATTTTATCTATCCTGTCGCCAGGCTGATTGCCGGTGTGGACGAAGTGGGGCGCGGTCCGCTGGTCGGCGCGGTCGTCACTGCTGCAGTCATCCTCGACCCGGCTAATCCGATTACCGGCCTGGCTGATTCCAAAAAGCTGTCGGAAAAGCGCCGCCTGTCGTTGTATGACGAAATCAAAGAGAAGGCGCTGGCATGGAGTCTGGGACGTGCAGAACCTGAAGAGATCGACCAGCTCAACATCCTGCATGCCACCATGCTGGCGATGCAGCGCGCGGTCGCTGGCCTGAGTATCCAGCCCGACTATGTACTGATTGATGGTAATCGTTGCCCGGCGCTGCCCATGCCTTCACAGGCTGTCGTCAAAGGGGATAGCCTGGTGGCCGAAATCAGTGCAGCCTCCATCATCGCCAAAGTATCGCGCGATCGCGAGATGGCCGAGCTGGATCTGCTTTTCCCGCAGTATGGCTTTGCGCAGCACAAAGGTTATCCGACGGCGCTGCATATGGAAAAACTGACGCAGTATGGCGCCACGCCGCACCACCGTCGCAGTTTTGCGCCTGTACGCAACGCGCTGCTCGACGCTGAAGTACTGGCTGCCCGCCAGACCCTTACGCTTTAA